GCGTTCATCTGTGCAATCGCGCCCAGCACCAGTGTGCTGGCCAGGAACGCCAGAATGTACGCTTGTATCTGCCGGTGGGCCTCGGGCAGGCTCAGCAGTGGCAGGCGCGCTGCGCGGAAGTCCTCGCGGCGCATCACGGTGATGGCGTGCGAGTGAGGCATCTGCCAACAGCAGAACACCACCACCAGCAGCAGCGCCGTGGCGTCGAACCTGCCGGTGACCGCGCAATAACCGATCACCGGCGGCATCGCCCCGGACAGGCTGCCGATCAGGGTCGCCCAGTGCGAGCGTCGCTTCAGCCAGACGGTATACACCCCGGCATAGATCACCAGCCCCAGCAGTGCCAGCAGGCAGGTCAGCGCATTGCTGGCGACCCACAGCAAACCGAAACCGGCGACACCCAGGGCGATGGCGTAGCTTGCGGCCGTGGGCACTGCAATGGTTCGCA
This region of Pseudomonas sp. MUP55 genomic DNA includes:
- the cyoE gene encoding heme o synthase, yielding MDHGQYSPQYAGALKHWLGLFNAALQLTKPGIIFGNLTSVLGGYFLAGRGHLADPAHLLAALLGTALVIGCGCVINNCVDRDIDRRMVRTCHRALALRTIAVPTAASYAIALGVAGFGLLWVASNALTCLLALLGLVIYAGVYTVWLKRRSHWATLIGSLSGAMPPVIGYCAVTGRFDATALLLVVVFCCWQMPHSHAITVMRREDFRAARLPLLSLPEAHRQIQAYILAFLASTLVLGAIAQMNAWYFAVMLGCCGYWMTLANSSARLTDPRSWARKVFGFSIILVLALNLSLAVLG